In a genomic window of Vigna angularis cultivar LongXiaoDou No.4 chromosome 6, ASM1680809v1, whole genome shotgun sequence:
- the LOC108342489 gene encoding uncharacterized protein LOC108342489 produces the protein MTTSKRLADRKIARFERNISKKGSESTKKGYPVGPIVLGFFIFVVVGSSLFQIIRTASSRGMF, from the exons ATG ACTACTTCAAAGCGCCTAGCAGACAGGAAAATCGCAAGGTTTGAAAGGAATATTAGCAAAAAAGGATCAGAAAGCACTAAGAAAGGCTACCCTGTGGGCCCAATTGTTCTTGGATTCTTCATCTTTGTTGTCGTTGGATCCT CTCTGTTTCAGATCATTAGGACAGCTTCAAGTCGTGGGATGTTCTAA
- the LOC108342071 gene encoding uncharacterized protein LOC108342071 — MSSSGAKPPSRYSSYDSRSSTSSHFSDPSSSHEFNNPRTKPVSSRALVKTKPSHTAKVDPTFTTMVKKFMDRKPKSSSATATRLIIPSDLIAQDLKKDAKRVAGFSALQKKLFGKGASEKKEKVKALTEVKNNTRTLAMVLRSERELLSINKEHEEQISLLKQMLEDRNKEVEKLKDLCLTQREEIKSLKNAILFPDVMNSQLQELLEKQGSELKQAKLVIPALQQQVSSLTGQLQNLAEDLAEVKADKYSAKAGLLGYGSSPRTPTYAREDACNSWEFSSDDQSDDLLLNDLNPCLTPCNAKSRSKEFEGRGSGSILDESLSEDDAKVYPEMNFSALDHKFSKSSDCCHNSSKRNVPTKAARRSDESKLAYGSRMNHRFA, encoded by the exons ATGTCTTCCTCCGGTGCGAAACCTCCTTCGCGTTACAGTTCCTACGATTCACGCTCCTCCACCTCCTCTCATTTCTCCGACCCTTCTTCCTCCCATGAATTCAACAACCCCAGAACCAAACCAGTTTCCTCTCGCGCCCTCGTCAAGACCAAACCCTCTCACACCGCCAAGGTGGACCCCACCTTCACCACCATGGTCAAGAAGTTCATGGACCGCAAGCCCAAGTCCTCCTCCGCCACCGCCACCAGGTTGATTATTCCCTCCGATTTGATAGCGCAGGATTTGAAAAAGGACGCCAAGAGAGTGGCGGGCTTCTCTGCGCTGCAGAAGAAGCTCTTCGGAAAGGGCGCTTccgagaagaaggagaaggtgaAGGCCTTGACCGAGGTCAAGAACAACACCAGGACATTGGCCATGGTGCTCAGGAGCGAGAGGGAGCTTCTTAGCATCAACAAGGAGCACGAGGAGCAAATTTCTCTCCTCAAACAAATGCTAGAGGACAGGAACAAAGAG GTGGAGAAGTTGAAGGACTTGTGTTTGACGCAAAGGGAGGAGATCAAGTCGCTGAAGAATGCCATACTGTTCCCGGATGTTATGAATTCTCAGCTTCAAGAGCTTCTAGAGAAGCAAGGTTCGGAGCTGAAGCAAGCCAAATTGGTTATTCCAGCTCTGCAACAGCAGGTTTCTTCTCTCACCGGTCAGCTTCAAAACCTTGCGGAGGATCTTGCCGAG GTCAAGGCTGATAAATATTCAGCCAAAGCAGGTCTTCTCGGTTATGGAAGTTCTCCGAGGACACCGACATATGCCCGGGAAGATGCTTGCAACTCTTGG GAATTCAGCTCTGATGACCAGTCCGATGACCTATTACTAAATGATCTAAATCCCTGCTTAACACCGTGCAACGCCAAATCAAGATCAAAG GAATTTGAGGGTAGGGGCTCTGGCTCTATACTTGATGAAAGCTTATCCGAGGATGATGCTAAAGTATATCCTGAGATGAATTTTAGCGCTCTCGATCACAAGTTTTCCAAAAGTTCTGACTGTTGCCATAATTCCAGCAAAAGAAATGTCCCAACCAAAGCAGCTCGAAGATCTGATGAGAGCAAATTAGCTTATGGAAGTAGAATGAACCATAGATTTGCATAA